The following proteins are encoded in a genomic region of Cryptomeria japonica chromosome 11, Sugi_1.0, whole genome shotgun sequence:
- the LOC131048557 gene encoding monooxygenase 2, giving the protein METEFEGFVIAGAGIAGLATALALHRVGIKSLVLEQAESLRATGGGLGVWTNAWKALTALGIADQLREQHPVLLQSFELISLDQGMTRNFSIQASDSGHELRCVKRAALLEALATALPPDTIKYNCKVLRVRQSLSSKYSSETELEDGTVIRAKGVIGCDGVRSVVSQGFLGLPAPTSAGRCGIRGLATYADGHGASPSLQMHFLNGVTFGRMPVNDKELFWFIVRNPPPQDYAEISHDPLRIREFSSSLLKDFPSQIKDVIGLTATDSLNMAVLRFKWPWDILNNSAYKGSVTAAGDAVHPMTPDLAQGGNSALEDAIVLARCLAETLNGRSNADNEGQIVEKALKKYVDEMKWRWVWLVSQAYITGVVQQGSSRFIRFIRDNIALKFRSPKDMFIHATYDCGTLPTVNPI; this is encoded by the exons ATGGAGACTGAATTTGAAGGATTTGTCATCGCCGGAGCAGGAATTGCTGGTCTTGCCACTGCTCTAGCTCTCCACAG AGTGGGAATAAAAAGCCTGGTGTTGGAGCAAGCTGAAAGCCTGCGTGCAACAGGAGGTGGCTTAGGAGTCTGGACTAATGCCTGGAAGGCTCTCACAGCCCTCGGCATCGCAGACCAGCTCCGCGAGCAACATCCTGTTCTTTTACAAAG CTTTGAGTTGATCTCTCTCGACCAAGGAATGACTCGGAATTTCTCTATCCAAGCGAGCGACAG CGGCCATGAGCTCAGGTGCGTGAAAAGGGCAGCTTTACTGGAGGCCCTGGCCACAGCTCTTCCTCCGGACACCATTAAATACAACTGTAAAGTCCTCCGTGTGCGGCAATCTCTGAGTTCCAAATATTCGTCGGAAACAGAGCTGGAGGACGGAACCGTTATCAGAGCAAAG GGAGTGATTGGTTGCGATGGAGTGAGGTCAGTGGTATCACAGGGGTTTCTAGGGCTTCCGGCTCCCACCAGTGCAGGACGTTGCGGGATTCGGGGATTGGCGACCTACGCGGACGGTCATGGTGCCTCACCAAGTCTTCAGATGCATTTCCTCAACGGAGTCACCTTTGGTCGCATGCCTGTCAACGACAAAGAACTTTTCTGGTTCATAGTTCGCAATCCGCCGCCTCAAG ATTACGCCGAAATCTCCCATGATCCACTGCGAATACGTGAATTCAGCTCGTCTCTGTTAAAGGATTTTCCTTCCCAAATCAAAGATGTAATAGGGCTGACAGCCACCGACAGTCTGAATATGGCAGTTCTGAGATTTAAATGGCCGTGGGATATTTTAAATAATAGTGCGTATAAAGGCAGCGTGACGGCGGCGGGAGATGCAGTGCACCCCATGACTCCTGATCTTGCACAGGGCGGCAATTCTGCGCTTGAAGATGCCATTGTTCTGGCCAGATGTTTAGCAGAAACCCTGAATGGAAGGAGTAATGCTGATAATGAAGGGCAAATTGTGGAAAAGGCATTGAAGAAATATGTAGATGAAATGAAGTGGAGATGGGTGTGGCTTGTGAGCCAAGCATACATCACAGGAGTAGTGCAACAGGGTTCTTCTCGTTTCATCAGATTCATTAGAGACAACATTGCTCTCAAGTTCAGGTCACCCAAGGATATGTTTATTCATGCAACTTATGATTGTGGGACCCTTCCCACTGTAAATCCAATCTGA